A part of Amycolatopsis lurida genomic DNA contains:
- the rpmE gene encoding 50S ribosomal protein L31, which yields MKSGIHPEYVVTHVNCDCGNEFTTRSTKTSGNLHVEICSNCHPFYTGKQKLMDTGGRVARFEARYGKRKKAEDAK from the coding sequence ATGAAAAGCGGTATTCACCCCGAGTACGTCGTCACGCACGTGAACTGTGACTGTGGCAACGAATTCACCACGCGCAGCACCAAGACCTCCGGCAACCTCCACGTCGAGATCTGCTCGAACTGCCACCCGTTCTACACCGGCAAGCAGAAGCTCATGGACACCGGCGGCCGCGTCGCGCGCTTCGAGGCTCGCTACGGCAAGCGCAAGAAGGCCGAAGACGCCAAGTAG
- the prfA gene encoding peptide chain release factor 1, translating to MDSSSLKGLLEEHAQLEEQLADPSVHADQARARKLGRRYAELSPVVKTVRELDTAREDLETAKELVAEDSAFAAEAEEISAKIPVLEAKLTELLLPRDPYDGSDVVMEIKSGEGGEESALFAGDLLRMYLRYAERHGWKAEVLDSVDSDLGGFKDVTVSIKSRSADAEGVWARLKFEGGVHRVQRVPATESQGRIHTSASGVLIYPEPEDVEVEIDPNDLRIDVYRSSGPGGQSVNTTDSAVRITHLPTGVVVSCQNEKSQIQNRARALQVLQARLQAIAEEEAAAKASDARRSQVRTVDRSERVRTYNFAENRIADHRVNYKAYNLDQVLDGDLDGVLDALITADREERLAAHAG from the coding sequence GTGGATTCGAGTTCGCTGAAGGGTCTGCTCGAAGAGCACGCCCAGCTGGAAGAGCAGCTGGCCGACCCGTCCGTGCACGCCGACCAGGCGCGCGCCCGCAAGCTCGGCCGCCGGTACGCGGAGCTGAGCCCCGTCGTCAAGACGGTCCGCGAGCTCGACACCGCCCGTGAAGACCTCGAGACGGCGAAGGAACTTGTGGCGGAAGACTCGGCCTTCGCGGCCGAGGCCGAGGAGATCTCCGCCAAGATCCCCGTGCTCGAGGCCAAGCTCACCGAACTGCTCCTGCCGCGCGACCCGTACGACGGCTCCGACGTGGTCATGGAGATCAAGTCGGGTGAAGGCGGCGAGGAATCGGCACTGTTTGCCGGCGACCTCCTGCGCATGTACCTGCGCTACGCCGAGCGTCACGGCTGGAAGGCCGAGGTGCTCGACTCGGTCGACTCGGACCTCGGTGGCTTCAAGGACGTCACCGTGTCCATCAAGAGCCGTTCCGCCGACGCCGAGGGCGTCTGGGCGCGGCTGAAGTTCGAGGGCGGGGTGCACCGCGTGCAGCGCGTGCCCGCCACCGAATCGCAGGGCCGCATCCACACCTCCGCGTCCGGCGTGCTCATCTACCCCGAACCCGAGGACGTCGAGGTCGAAATCGACCCGAACGACCTGCGGATCGACGTCTACCGCTCGTCCGGCCCCGGCGGCCAGAGCGTGAACACGACCGACTCGGCGGTGCGGATCACCCACCTCCCGACCGGCGTGGTCGTCTCGTGCCAGAACGAGAAGTCGCAGATCCAGAACCGTGCCCGCGCCCTGCAGGTGCTGCAGGCCCGCCTCCAGGCGATCGCCGAGGAGGAGGCCGCCGCGAAGGCGTCGGACGCCCGCCGCTCGCAGGTCCGCACCGTCGACCGCTCCGAGCGGGTCCGCACCTACAACTTCGCCGAGAACCGCATCGCCGACCACCGGGTGAACTACAAGGCGTACAACCTGGACCAGGTCCTCGACGGCGACCTCGACGGCGTGCTGGACGCGCTCATCACCGCCGACCGCGAAGAGCGGCTGGCCGCCCACGCGGGCTGA
- a CDS encoding AAA family ATPase, whose amino-acid sequence MAFATPVPGRVVVYGVTGSGKSTLARKLAERTGLPCHSVDDDLAWQPGWVPVPDDEQRRRIAALVAEERWIIDGMFAKWRDIALPRAELIVALDYPRWVSLSRLVRRTVVRCVTRRRICNGNVETLRGMLSGDSIIVWHFRSFARKRRTIRGWVADPAVPVVRLTSPRETKRWLALVSGNDGSNRHYHSRVRGLSGAEPPQESSRGSC is encoded by the coding sequence GTGGCTTTCGCAACACCTGTGCCGGGCAGGGTCGTCGTATACGGGGTCACCGGTTCGGGCAAGTCGACGCTGGCGCGGAAGCTGGCCGAGCGGACCGGGCTGCCGTGCCATTCGGTCGACGACGACCTCGCCTGGCAACCGGGCTGGGTTCCCGTCCCCGACGATGAGCAGCGACGCCGCATCGCCGCGTTGGTCGCGGAGGAGCGCTGGATCATCGACGGGATGTTCGCCAAATGGCGTGACATCGCGTTGCCTCGCGCCGAACTGATCGTGGCGCTGGACTATCCGCGCTGGGTTTCGCTGAGCCGTTTGGTGCGCCGGACCGTGGTGCGCTGCGTCACCCGTCGGCGGATCTGCAACGGCAACGTCGAGACCCTGCGGGGCATGCTCTCCGGCGACTCGATCATCGTGTGGCATTTCCGCTCGTTCGCGCGTAAACGGCGCACGATCCGGGGTTGGGTCGCGGATCCTGCGGTGCCGGTGGTGCGGCTGACCTCGCCGCGCGAAACGAAGCGCTGGCTCGCCCTCGTGAGTGGTAATGACGGTTCTAACCGTCATTACCACTCACGAGTCCGAGGCCTCAGCGGTGCGGAACCGCCGCAGGAGTCCAGCCGCGGTAGTTGTTGA